In Streptococcus dysgalactiae subsp. dysgalactiae, the following are encoded in one genomic region:
- a CDS encoding class A sortase: MVKKQRRQSRKPMSWARKILIAVLLILGLALLFNKPIRNTLIAWNSNKYQVTKVSKKDIKKNKEVKSTFDFQAVEPVSTEAVLQAQMAAQKLPVIGGIAIPEVGINLPIFKGLGNVELIYGAGTMKEDQVMGGENNYSLASHHIFGMTGSSQMLFSPLERAQNGMAIYLTDKEKIYKYNIHEVSTVAPERVDVIYDTPGLKEITLVTCTDLEATERIIVKGQLKTEYDFDNAPAEVLNAFSHSYNQVST, encoded by the coding sequence ATGGTAAAAAAACAACGTCGTCAGAGTAGAAAACCGATGTCATGGGCAAGGAAAATTCTGATTGCTGTCCTTTTAATTCTTGGGTTGGCCTTACTCTTTAATAAGCCCATTCGCAACACATTAATTGCATGGAATTCTAACAAGTATCAAGTAACCAAGGTATCCAAAAAGGACATCAAAAAAAATAAGGAAGTCAAATCGACTTTTGATTTTCAGGCTGTTGAGCCAGTCAGCACAGAGGCTGTTTTACAAGCGCAAATGGCTGCTCAAAAACTCCCTGTCATAGGAGGTATTGCTATACCAGAAGTTGGTATTAACCTACCAATTTTTAAAGGGCTAGGCAATGTCGAATTAATTTATGGTGCTGGAACCATGAAAGAGGACCAAGTTATGGGAGGCGAAAATAATTACTCTCTTGCTAGTCATCATATTTTTGGTATGACTGGTTCTTCTCAGATGCTTTTTTCACCGTTGGAAAGAGCCCAAAATGGTATGGCTATCTACTTAACGGATAAAGAAAAAATCTACAAGTATAACATCCATGAGGTTTCTACGGTGGCTCCTGAGCGAGTTGATGTGATTTATGACACACCTGGGCTTAAAGAGATTACTTTAGTAACCTGTACAGATTTGGAAGCAACAGAACGTATTATTGTGAAAGGACAACTCAAAACAGAGTATGATTTCGATAATGCGCCTGCTGAAGTACTTAATGCGTTCAGTCATTCCTATAATCAAGTCTCTACCTAA
- the gloA2 gene encoding SMU1112c/YaeR family gloxylase I-like metalloprotein yields MHLDAIHHVAIIVSDYEASKDFYVNKLGFRIIRENHRPERHDYKLDLACGQIELEIFGNVTSDPFYQSPPKRVGRPEFDREACGLRHLAFRVTNIESYVDDLKSLGIPVEPIRYDDYTGEKMTFFFDPDGLPLELHE; encoded by the coding sequence ATGCACTTAGATGCTATTCACCACGTGGCTATTATTGTCTCCGATTATGAGGCATCAAAAGATTTTTATGTTAATAAGTTAGGGTTTCGTATTATCCGAGAGAATCACAGACCGGAGAGACATGATTATAAGTTGGATTTAGCCTGTGGTCAGATTGAATTGGAGATATTTGGAAATGTTACCAGTGATCCTTTTTATCAATCCCCACCAAAACGTGTTGGTAGACCAGAATTTGACAGGGAAGCCTGTGGTTTGAGACATCTTGCCTTTCGTGTTACCAACATTGAGAGTTATGTAGATGACCTAAAGAGCTTAGGAATTCCAGTAGAGCCTATCAGGTATGATGATTATACAGGTGAGAAAATGACTTTCTTTTTTGATCCGGATGGCCTGCCTTTAGAGTTACATGAATAA
- a CDS encoding metal ABC transporter solute-binding protein, Zn/Mn family: MRKNIVTTVKWLCLSFLFVGLGLSGCRSVDKPLAKGLHIKTSFYPVYALTKEISGDYNQIDLMVKTVSIHSYEPSPNVVARTYDADIFIYHSNILESWAADLAPQLRKKGVLVLEGAAHLPLERVQGLEKVPLKKGMSANALNDPHTWTDPLLASQEADAIATLLAKKDPDHKEYYLKNAKRFKLKAQKLVERYQAKFASLPRHTFVTQHTAFSYLAKRFGLTQLGIAGVSPEQEPSPQQLADMKRFIERYGVKTILMEENVSGKLAKTLAKSSGISVRQLSPLEIAPDNQKSYLDNLEMNLAVLYDVLEKEK; the protein is encoded by the coding sequence ATGAGAAAAAATATTGTTACTACTGTCAAATGGCTATGCTTAAGTTTCCTTTTTGTGGGCTTGGGCTTGTCTGGTTGCCGGTCTGTTGATAAACCATTAGCAAAAGGCTTACATATCAAGACCAGCTTTTATCCCGTTTATGCTTTGACAAAGGAGATTTCGGGAGATTACAACCAGATTGACCTGATGGTGAAAACGGTTAGCATACATTCTTATGAACCTAGTCCTAATGTGGTTGCTAGGACCTATGATGCGGATATTTTCATTTACCATTCCAATATCCTAGAATCATGGGCGGCTGATTTAGCTCCCCAGCTTAGAAAAAAAGGAGTACTTGTTTTAGAGGGAGCGGCTCATTTGCCATTAGAAAGGGTGCAAGGGCTGGAAAAAGTTCCCTTAAAGAAAGGCATGTCCGCAAATGCACTCAATGATCCTCACACGTGGACAGATCCTCTATTAGCCAGCCAGGAAGCAGATGCTATTGCCACATTATTAGCAAAAAAAGATCCTGACCATAAGGAGTATTACCTCAAAAATGCCAAGCGCTTTAAGTTAAAGGCTCAGAAGCTAGTAGAACGGTATCAAGCGAAATTCGCTAGTCTTCCCCGTCATACCTTTGTGACACAGCACACAGCATTTTCCTATTTAGCAAAACGTTTTGGCCTAACGCAACTAGGCATTGCAGGTGTCTCCCCAGAACAAGAACCGAGTCCCCAACAATTGGCTGATATGAAGCGTTTTATTGAACGATATGGTGTCAAAACAATTCTTATGGAAGAAAATGTTTCTGGCAAACTCGCCAAAACGCTAGCAAAAAGTAGTGGGATTAGTGTGAGACAATTAAGCCCCCTTGAAATCGCTCCAGATAATCAAAAATCTTATCTTGACAATTTGGAGATGAATTTAGCCGTACTTTATGATGTCCTGGAGAAAGAAAAATGA
- a CDS encoding pneumococcal-type histidine triad protein, which produces MNKRINVTIVLAVILCGLTACKPQSMEGTKPKNDQSHKTSHKSHEKVLKDDSDKTPAEIDQKEGIAAEQIVVSISDDGFVTSHGDHYHFYNGEVPFDSLLSTELLAPEDYQFDNSHVISDIQNGYILKVGETYYVYLKDQNHRDNLRTVSEE; this is translated from the coding sequence ATGAACAAACGCATTAATGTAACAATAGTACTAGCTGTCATCTTATGTGGTTTAACAGCTTGTAAACCTCAATCGATGGAAGGTACTAAGCCCAAGAATGATCAAAGTCATAAAACAAGTCACAAAAGCCACGAAAAAGTGCTAAAAGATGACAGTGATAAAACCCCAGCAGAAATTGATCAAAAAGAAGGTATTGCTGCTGAGCAAATTGTTGTTTCGATTTCAGATGACGGGTTTGTTACCTCACATGGAGATCATTACCATTTTTATAATGGAGAAGTTCCATTTGACAGTTTATTATCAACGGAATTATTGGCTCCTGAAGATTACCAGTTTGACAATAGCCATGTTATCAGTGACATTCAAAATGGTTATATCCTTAAAGTAGGTGAGACCTACTACGTTTATTTGAAAGATCAAAACCATCGAGATAATCTTAGAACGGTTTCAGAAGAATAA
- a CDS encoding DUF1002 domain-containing protein codes for MTYKKMLVVGALVLASVFTIQTAFAATNNVQTVIDEHYVQPDYVLGYSLSPDQQNQTLSLLHYNSAKDKQIKTLNTTAYASIMNVADDPSLQLYSSVKIQKLGVKETLTVTIETPQMIQKVTQDMYRNAAVTLGIEHASIQVASPIPVTGESALAGIYYSLEKNGAKVPEENKQLAQEELATLSSINTDNADKVGYDADKLNVALTDIKAAVAEGGKNLSEERARQIVEDTLKNYGLNQSVTAHQINVIVNFAIHLSNSGVITNSQFVETLNDLKASIVSKANGTFDHIDLHFDANQALDKGKGIWQQIVDFFKQFINGLSRHV; via the coding sequence ATGACTTATAAAAAAATGTTAGTGGTAGGTGCTCTTGTGCTAGCATCGGTCTTTACCATCCAAACTGCTTTCGCAGCAACGAATAACGTCCAAACTGTTATTGATGAACACTATGTGCAGCCGGATTATGTATTAGGCTACTCCTTATCACCTGACCAACAGAACCAAACGTTGAGTTTGCTCCACTACAATAGTGCTAAGGATAAACAAATTAAAACATTGAACACTACAGCCTATGCCTCTATTATGAATGTAGCAGATGATCCGAGCCTTCAGCTTTATTCTTCTGTTAAAATTCAAAAGTTAGGAGTAAAAGAGACCTTAACAGTGACAATCGAGACACCCCAGATGATTCAAAAAGTGACTCAGGACATGTATCGAAATGCAGCAGTTACTCTTGGCATTGAGCATGCAAGCATTCAAGTTGCCTCTCCTATCCCTGTCACTGGAGAATCAGCACTGGCCGGTATTTATTACTCCTTAGAAAAAAATGGGGCCAAAGTTCCAGAGGAGAACAAGCAGCTTGCACAAGAAGAATTAGCCACACTGTCTAGTATCAATACTGATAATGCGGATAAGGTAGGTTATGATGCTGATAAGTTAAATGTTGCCTTAACTGATATCAAAGCAGCTGTGGCAGAAGGTGGAAAGAACCTCTCAGAGGAGCGTGCCCGTCAGATTGTTGAAGATACTTTGAAAAATTACGGCTTAAACCAATCTGTAACAGCCCATCAAATCAACGTCATTGTTAATTTTGCTATTCATTTATCTAATAGTGGTGTAATTACAAATAGTCAATTTGTGGAAACTCTAAATGATTTAAAAGCAAGTATTGTTAGCAAAGCTAATGGAACTTTTGACCACATTGATCTTCATTTTGATGCCAATCAAGCCCTTGATAAGGGTAAGGGCATTTGGCAGCAGATTGTGGATTTTTTTAAGCAGTTCATTAATGGCTTATCACGCCACGTCTAA